The following are from one region of the Jeongeupia sp. USM3 genome:
- a CDS encoding DUF1059 domain-containing protein, which translates to MSRTYIDCRDYPGSACSVKISADSKDELLKAAIEHAVHAHGYDDTPELRSQLAAMFKDEPGSAETRLAA; encoded by the coding sequence ATGAGCCGGACATATATCGATTGTCGCGATTACCCGGGCAGCGCCTGCTCGGTGAAAATTTCGGCCGACAGCAAGGATGAACTCCTCAAGGCCGCCATCGAACATGCCGTGCACGCACACGGCTACGACGACACCCCCGAGCTGCGCTCGCAGCTCGCCGCGATGTTCAAGGATGAACCGGGTAGCGCCGAAACCCGCCTGGCGGCCTGA